A window of Anolis carolinensis isolate JA03-04 unplaced genomic scaffold, rAnoCar3.1.pri scaffold_21, whole genome shotgun sequence contains these coding sequences:
- the LOC103281761 gene encoding zinc finger protein 239, with the protein MENLHPCSTSTSHTEEKLHKCMDCGKCFMHRSSLTKHQETHAGEKPYTCLECGKSFSQSAQWSSHQRTHTGEKPYTCTDCGKSFCESGQLCSHQRTHTGEKPYTCLECGKSFSRSDSLRSHQRTHTGEKPYQCTECGKSFRQSGQLSLHQSMHTGEKPYQCMECGKSFSLSGHLSLHQRTHSGEKPHKCKECGKSFSHSGTLYSHQRTHTGEKPYQCMECGKSFIWSRDLRCHQRTHTGEKPYQCMECGKSFSRSGDLRSHERIHTGEKPYQCTECGKSFSKSGYLRSHQKTHAAEQPYKCMFCGKGFSQSGLLRSHQMIHTGEKPYQCTECGKSFIQRGNLRSHQRIHTRLEEETCI; encoded by the coding sequence ATGGAAAATCTTCATCCCTGTTCCACATCCACATCTCATACAGAGGAGAAGCTGCATAAGTGTatggactgtgggaaatgtttcatgCATAGAAGTTCTCTTACTAAACATCAGGAAACTCacgcaggagagaagccatatacatgtctggaatgtggaaagagcttcagtcagagtgcacAGTGgagttcccatcaaaggacccacacaggagagaagccatatacatgcacggactgtggaaagagcttctgtgAGAGTGGACAGCtgtgttcccatcaaaggacccacacaggggagaagccatatacatgtctggaatgtggaaagagcttcagtcggagtgacagtctgcgttcccatcaaaggacccacacaggagagaagccgtatcaatgcacagaatgtggaaagagcttccgtcAGAGTGGACAGCTGAGCCTCCATCAAAGcatgcacacaggggagaagccataccagtgcatggaatgtggaaagagcttcagtttgAGTGGACACCTGAGcctccatcaaaggacccactcaggggagaagccacataaatgcaaagaatgtggaaagagcttcagtcacagtggaacCCTgtattcccatcaaaggacccacacaggggagaagccatatcaatgcatggaatgtggaaagagcttcatttgGAGTAGAGATTTGCGTTGCCATCAAAggacacacacaggggagaagccatatcaatgcatggaatgtggaaagagcttcagtcggagtggagaTCTGCGTTCCCatgaaaggatccacacaggggagaagccgtatcaatgcacagaatgtggaaagagcttcagtaaaaGTGGatatctgcgttcccatcaaaagacccacgcAGCAGAGCAGCCGTATAAATGCATGTtttgtggaaagggcttcagtcAAAGTGGACTGctgcgttcccatcaaatgatccacacaggggagaagccgtatcagtgcacggaatgtggaaagagcttcattcagagAGGAAacctgcgttcccatcaaaggatccacacacgGTTAGAGGAAGAGACCTGCATTTGA